The following are encoded in a window of Lactobacillus acidophilus genomic DNA:
- a CDS encoding IS1182-like element ISLac1 family transposase: MYQNYITGQTALTLNLDFTIPSNHLANIISQFVDSIPEDVLLGKTAKTGRPAYHPAMMLKILLFAYSRRVFSGRKIELMLEENVPMMVLADHQKISYHTINNFRSSNHANELVKKSFLYFTNLLEAEGLINEGAVFIDGTKIEADANRYTFVWRKAVEKFHKKLKGQAVELYDELIAKEVVKAMAQEKVRTSQGLAELAQETEAEIEKLTKKIEQEPRAIPGGSPRKARRRRLKKLLHKLRKDYVPRMKKYEEAEEIFAGRNSYSKTDHDATFMHMKEDHMKNGQLKPGYNIQAATTNQYVVDFALYHNPTDFRTLEPFLKQMSTLDKFDKIVADAGYGSEDNYSMLEKEHPDKKYYIPYTMYEKEKTRKYRSDPTRLANWFYDEKDDYYLDQNGVRFNFKYYSRRKDRSTDQVRDFKVYEADEFQLTPELERLAKTKSGRQRQVRYNPNWQYLKEKAKEVLQSPEGRHIYSMRKYDVEPIFGHLKNIFGIRRTHLRGKKKVETDVGIAFIMMNLSKYWNRRWSRVQSSLCKIKKAVKQLKSRVGLIVFWYLRISYFPDTFNLINLKFIKWPIS, from the coding sequence ATGTATCAAAATTATATCACAGGTCAAACTGCTTTAACACTTAATCTGGACTTTACTATTCCTAGCAATCATTTAGCTAATATCATCAGCCAGTTTGTGGATTCCATTCCTGAAGATGTCTTGCTAGGAAAAACTGCTAAAACAGGCCGCCCTGCTTATCATCCAGCCATGATGCTTAAAATTTTACTTTTCGCATATTCTAGAAGAGTATTTTCAGGCAGAAAAATTGAATTAATGCTGGAAGAAAATGTGCCTATGATGGTACTAGCAGACCATCAAAAGATTTCATACCATACTATCAATAACTTTAGATCTAGCAATCACGCCAATGAGTTGGTTAAGAAAAGCTTTCTTTATTTTACGAATCTTTTAGAAGCAGAAGGTCTAATCAATGAAGGTGCTGTCTTTATCGATGGTACTAAGATCGAAGCCGATGCCAATCGCTATACTTTCGTTTGGCGCAAAGCAGTTGAAAAGTTTCATAAAAAGCTAAAAGGCCAAGCAGTTGAGCTTTATGATGAACTGATCGCCAAGGAAGTAGTCAAAGCAATGGCTCAAGAGAAAGTCCGGACTAGTCAAGGCTTGGCAGAACTAGCACAAGAAACAGAAGCAGAAATTGAAAAGCTGACTAAAAAAATTGAACAAGAGCCCAGGGCTATTCCTGGTGGTTCACCTAGAAAAGCAAGAAGACGCAGGCTTAAAAAGCTGCTTCATAAACTGAGGAAAGACTATGTTCCTAGAATGAAGAAATACGAAGAAGCAGAAGAAATCTTTGCTGGCCGCAATAGTTATTCCAAGACCGACCACGATGCGACTTTCATGCATATGAAAGAAGATCATATGAAGAACGGTCAGCTTAAGCCAGGCTACAATATTCAAGCAGCTACTACAAATCAGTATGTAGTTGACTTTGCTTTATATCATAATCCTACTGATTTCAGAACTTTAGAACCATTTTTAAAGCAGATGTCCACGCTGGATAAGTTTGATAAGATTGTCGCCGATGCTGGTTATGGCAGCGAGGACAATTATTCTATGCTAGAAAAAGAACATCCAGACAAAAAATACTACATTCCCTACACCATGTATGAAAAGGAAAAGACCAGAAAATATCGTAGTGATCCAACTAGGCTGGCTAACTGGTTCTATGATGAAAAGGATGATTACTATCTAGATCAAAATGGAGTCCGATTCAATTTCAAATATTACAGCCGGCGCAAAGATCGCTCGACTGACCAGGTTCGTGATTTTAAGGTTTATGAAGCAGATGAGTTTCAACTGACGCCAGAATTAGAGCGTTTAGCTAAAACCAAGAGCGGCCGACAACGTCAAGTACGCTACAATCCCAACTGGCAGTATTTAAAAGAAAAAGCTAAAGAAGTTCTCCAAAGTCCTGAGGGCAGACACATCTATAGTATGAGAAAGTATGATGTGGAGCCAATTTTTGGACATTTGAAGAACATCTTTGGCATACGCCGAACTCATTTAAGAGGCAAAAAGAAGGTTGAAACGGATGTTGGAATAGCCTTCATAATGATGAATTTAAGCAAATATTGGAACAGAAGATGGTCTCGGGTCCAATCTTCTTTATGCAAAATAAAAAAGGCGGTCAAGCAACTCAAATCAAGAGTTGGATTGATCGTCTTTTGGTATCTGAGGATTAGTTATTTCCCAGACACTTTTAATTTAATAAATCTTAAATTCATTAAGTGGCCAATATCTTAG
- a CDS encoding amino acid permease: MIAIGGAIGTGLFLGSGSAIHSAGPSIILSYLIVGIITFFMMRALGELILADPDSHSFLESIKKYLGKRAEFVAGWTYWACWLSLAMADLTATGIYLRYWFPWLPQWVGPLVIVVLLMLINMVNVGLFGELESWFSMIKVIAIIALIVVGAVMIIFHTPVKGGTVSLTNLVSYGGFFPTGVWGFLLSFQMVVFAFVGVEIVGQTASETANPHQDIPKAINTLPVRIGLFYVGSMMAIMSVYPWNQIKTTSSPFVQVFTGIGVTAAAGILNFVVLTAALSATNSAIFSTSRSLYSLARNGHAPKKLGNLTKKAIPMNALITSSLILFVVVILNYVMPAEIFAVVSTVSTICFVIVWIMIMFTHIVYRRHNKNNLGEFRMPGYPLTSWLTIVFYIAILILLFFIESTKLALIISIVFVLILTVSYNFVSKNTNN, translated from the coding sequence ATGATTGCAATAGGGGGTGCAATCGGAACAGGTTTATTTTTAGGTTCAGGTTCAGCCATTCATAGTGCTGGCCCTTCAATTATTTTGTCCTATTTAATTGTGGGAATTATTACTTTTTTCATGATGAGAGCATTGGGTGAGCTTATTTTAGCTGATCCTGATAGCCATTCATTTTTAGAGTCAATAAAAAAATATTTGGGTAAGCGGGCTGAATTTGTAGCAGGCTGGACTTATTGGGCATGTTGGCTTAGTTTAGCTATGGCTGATCTAACTGCAACAGGTATTTATTTACGTTACTGGTTTCCCTGGTTACCACAATGGGTGGGTCCACTTGTAATCGTTGTATTGCTCATGTTAATCAACATGGTTAATGTAGGATTATTTGGTGAACTTGAAAGTTGGTTCTCAATGATCAAGGTAATAGCGATTATTGCTTTGATTGTAGTAGGGGCCGTAATGATTATTTTCCATACACCGGTTAAAGGCGGAACAGTATCATTAACTAATTTAGTAAGTTATGGTGGTTTTTTCCCTACAGGTGTTTGGGGATTCTTATTATCATTTCAGATGGTAGTTTTTGCTTTTGTTGGAGTAGAAATTGTGGGACAAACAGCTAGTGAAACAGCTAATCCACATCAAGATATCCCTAAGGCAATAAATACTTTACCAGTAAGAATCGGACTTTTCTATGTAGGTTCAATGATGGCAATTATGTCAGTTTATCCTTGGAATCAAATTAAGACTACCTCAAGCCCATTTGTTCAAGTATTTACAGGAATTGGCGTTACAGCAGCTGCTGGAATTCTTAATTTTGTAGTTTTAACAGCAGCATTATCTGCTACAAATAGTGCTATTTTTTCTACCAGTCGCTCACTTTATTCACTTGCTCGTAACGGGCATGCTCCTAAAAAGTTGGGTAATCTTACTAAAAAGGCAATCCCAATGAATGCTCTTATTACATCGTCATTGATTTTGTTTGTTGTAGTAATTTTGAACTATGTAATGCCGGCAGAAATTTTTGCTGTAGTTTCCACCGTTTCAACAATTTGTTTTGTGATTGTTTGGATTATGATTATGTTTACGCATATAGTTTATCGTAGACATAATAAAAATAATCTTGGTGAATTCAGAATGCCAGGTTATCCGTTAACTAGTTGGTTAACCATTGTTTTTTATATTGCTATTTTAATTTTGCTATTTTTTATTGAATCAACTAAATTAGCTTTGATTATTTCAATTGTATTTGTTTTGATCTTAACAGTTAGTTATAACTTTGTGTCTAAAAATACTAATAATTAA
- a CDS encoding amino acid permease encodes MAKKAPELKRSMTAGQMEMISLGGAIGVGLFMGASSTIKWTGPSVLLAYIFVGVILYIVMRALGEMLYIDPGTGSFADYASEHVHPIAGYLAEWANVFQYIVVGISEVVATTEYLRFWWKGTSDWIAGIIIILFLLIANLASAKAYATLEFWFAMIKVVTITLMILLGLAVILFGFGNGGHPVGFSNLWSHGGFFTGGIKGFFFSMAIIVGSYEGIELIGISAGEVSDPHKAIIKSVKSVLWRILIFYVGAIFVIVTIYPWNKLDSIGSPFVTTFAKVGITAAASVINFVVLTAALSGANSGIYSSSRMLYKLAHEGEAPKTFGYISKRIVPSHAIIGITSGILIGFMLNVLAQFLNKSLANIFVIVYSSSVLPGMVAWFVILLAELRFRRKNPDLMEDHPFKLPLYPYSNYFALIMLVVIVIFMFINPETQISVSVGALVLIVAAIVYVIKHRKEN; translated from the coding sequence ATGGCGAAAAAAGCACCTGAATTAAAGCGGTCGATGACTGCTGGACAAATGGAAATGATCTCACTTGGTGGGGCAATCGGAGTAGGTTTATTCATGGGGGCCAGCTCAACGATTAAATGGACAGGCCCTTCTGTATTGTTAGCTTATATTTTTGTTGGAGTAATTCTGTATATTGTTATGCGAGCTTTAGGGGAGATGCTCTACATTGATCCAGGTACCGGATCGTTTGCAGATTATGCCTCTGAACATGTTCATCCAATTGCCGGCTATTTGGCTGAATGGGCAAATGTTTTTCAATATATTGTTGTAGGAATTTCTGAAGTTGTAGCAACAACTGAATATTTACGCTTTTGGTGGAAAGGTACCTCTGACTGGATTGCCGGCATCATCATTATTTTGTTTTTGTTAATTGCTAATTTGGCTAGTGCAAAGGCATATGCAACTCTAGAATTTTGGTTTGCAATGATTAAGGTAGTTACGATTACCTTAATGATTTTGCTAGGGCTAGCAGTTATTCTTTTTGGTTTTGGTAATGGTGGTCATCCGGTAGGCTTTTCTAATTTATGGAGTCATGGTGGGTTCTTTACTGGCGGAATAAAAGGTTTCTTCTTCTCAATGGCCATTATTGTAGGATCATATGAAGGAATTGAGTTAATCGGTATTTCTGCGGGAGAAGTTTCAGATCCACATAAGGCAATTATTAAAAGTGTAAAGTCTGTCTTATGGAGAATTTTAATTTTCTATGTTGGAGCAATTTTTGTAATTGTAACAATTTATCCATGGAACAAATTAGATAGTATCGGTTCACCATTTGTAACTACTTTTGCTAAAGTAGGTATTACAGCAGCAGCTTCAGTAATCAATTTCGTAGTTTTAACAGCTGCATTATCAGGAGCTAACTCAGGGATTTATTCTTCAAGTAGAATGCTTTATAAATTGGCTCATGAAGGTGAAGCACCTAAGACTTTTGGTTATATTTCAAAGCGAATTGTACCAAGTCATGCAATCATTGGAATCACCAGTGGTATATTGATTGGTTTTATGCTGAATGTTTTGGCACAATTTTTGAATAAATCATTAGCTAATATTTTCGTAATTGTTTATAGTTCATCTGTTTTACCAGGAATGGTTGCTTGGTTTGTAATTTTACTTGCTGAGTTACGGTTTAGAAGAAAGAATCCGGATTTAATGGAAGATCACCCATTTAAGTTGCCACTTTATCCATATTCAAATTATTTTGCTTTAATTATGTTGGTAGTGATTGTAATTTTTATGTTTATTAATCCAGAGACGCAAATTTCTGTTTCAGTTGGTGCACTTGTATTAATTGTGGCAGCAATAGTTTATGTAATTAAGCATCGTAAAGAAAATTAA
- a CDS encoding gamma-glutamyl-gamma-aminobutyrate hydrolase family protein: protein MNKPIIGISGSVIIDDGGIFPGYHRSYVNEDYVDSVVQNGGVPYIIPFTEDDKVIREQLNNVQGLILSGGHDVDPRFYGEEPLQKIGATWPERDHFDMRLLKLAEENGIPVLGICRGAQIINVAHGGTLYQDLSYRDGLTLKHMQGHTPSLPTHGMKVNADSKLAEILGETEFRVNSFHHQLIKDVAPDLMVSATAPDGVVEGLENKKGNVIAVQWHPEMLHRNPDVAFMNNLFKFVIDNAK from the coding sequence ATGAATAAACCTATTATTGGTATTTCTGGTTCAGTAATTATTGATGATGGCGGCATATTTCCTGGGTATCATCGTAGTTATGTGAATGAAGATTATGTTGATTCAGTTGTGCAAAATGGTGGTGTACCATACATCATTCCATTTACTGAAGATGACAAAGTAATTAGAGAACAACTTAATAATGTTCAAGGCTTGATTCTTTCAGGCGGACATGATGTTGATCCACGTTTTTATGGCGAAGAACCACTGCAAAAGATTGGTGCAACTTGGCCTGAACGTGATCATTTTGATATGCGTTTGCTTAAATTAGCAGAAGAAAATGGAATCCCTGTACTTGGAATCTGTCGTGGTGCGCAAATCATTAATGTTGCCCATGGTGGAACGCTTTACCAAGATTTATCATACCGTGATGGCTTAACTTTAAAGCACATGCAAGGTCATACACCTAGCTTGCCAACTCATGGAATGAAAGTAAATGCTGATAGTAAATTGGCTGAAATTTTAGGTGAAACGGAATTCAGAGTTAATTCATTTCACCATCAATTAATTAAGGATGTCGCTCCAGATCTTATGGTTTCAGCCACTGCCCCAGATGGTGTGGTTGAAGGCTTAGAAAACAAAAAGGGAAATGTTATTGCCGTTCAGTGGCATCCAGAAATGTTACATCGCAATCCTGATGTTGCTTTTATGAATAATTTATTTAAGTTTGTAATTGATAATGCAAAGTAA
- a CDS encoding APC family permease, with amino-acid sequence MNEKTGDKLGFWSIVLLAINAIIGSGIFLTPGSVVQQAGSKALIVYFIAAIFAAILAISFAAASKYVTKSGAAYAYSKAAFGKKVGFYMGVLRYFSASVAWGVMAVGVIKSTISIFGGDPNKALNVTVGFLILMAIITIINLFGQRVLKWVMNLATIGKLAALVLIIIAGVILLITTGASSNLAEVDQITQNGQKIVPTLTTTTFVMAIVSAFYAFTGFESVASGSDDMKNPEKNLPRAIPLAILIIAVVYIGVVAVAMVLNPKALMTTKQVVAIAAIFNNEILRDIILVGALVSMFGINVASSFNAPRILEAMAREGQMSKALTKRTKNNFPIRTFFISVGLAILIPMAFEYNMVNLITLSAMVRFLGFIVVPIAVIQFYRGKTKEEVLKADKNAWTDVVVPILSIIIVVFLLIEYNWQAQFGITNAAGQVVGVNWYAIAMMIFGFVLLPLIMAWISRRERK; translated from the coding sequence ATGAATGAGAAAACAGGAGATAAGTTAGGCTTTTGGTCTATTGTATTGCTGGCTATCAACGCTATCATTGGTTCCGGAATCTTCTTAACACCAGGTAGTGTTGTTCAACAAGCTGGTTCTAAAGCTTTGATTGTTTATTTTATTGCTGCAATTTTTGCTGCTATTTTAGCAATTTCATTTGCTGCTGCATCAAAATATGTGACTAAGTCAGGTGCCGCATACGCTTACTCTAAAGCTGCCTTTGGCAAAAAAGTTGGTTTTTATATGGGTGTGTTGCGTTACTTTTCAGCCAGTGTTGCATGGGGTGTTATGGCTGTCGGAGTTATTAAGTCAACAATTTCTATTTTTGGTGGCGATCCAAATAAAGCATTAAATGTAACAGTTGGTTTCTTAATCTTGATGGCAATCATTACAATTATTAACTTATTTGGTCAACGCGTATTAAAGTGGGTTATGAACTTAGCCACTATTGGTAAGCTTGCAGCCTTAGTTTTAATTATTATTGCCGGGGTAATATTGTTAATTACCACAGGTGCTTCAAGCAATTTGGCCGAAGTTGATCAAATCACGCAAAACGGTCAAAAAATTGTACCCACTTTAACTACCACTACTTTTGTAATGGCTATTGTTTCAGCCTTTTATGCATTTACTGGTTTCGAATCAGTCGCTTCGGGTTCAGATGATATGAAGAATCCAGAAAAGAACTTGCCACGCGCAATTCCTTTAGCTATTTTGATTATTGCAGTAGTTTATATCGGTGTTGTTGCAGTTGCAATGGTGCTTAATCCTAAAGCCCTTATGACGACTAAACAAGTTGTCGCAATTGCTGCTATTTTTAATAATGAAATCTTGCGTGACATTATCTTGGTGGGTGCACTTGTATCCATGTTCGGTATTAACGTAGCTTCTAGCTTTAACGCACCACGTATTTTGGAAGCAATGGCTCGTGAAGGTCAAATGTCAAAGGCTCTTACTAAGAGAACTAAGAATAACTTTCCAATTAGAACTTTCTTTATTTCTGTTGGATTGGCAATCTTAATTCCAATGGCTTTTGAATATAATATGGTTAACTTGATTACTTTGAGTGCGATGGTTAGATTCTTGGGCTTTATCGTTGTACCGATTGCGGTTATTCAATTCTATCGTGGTAAGACCAAAGAAGAAGTTTTAAAGGCTGACAAGAATGCCTGGACTGACGTTGTTGTGCCAATCTTATCGATTATTATTGTTGTTTTCTTGTTAATTGAATATAACTGGCAAGCACAATTCGGTATAACAAACGCAGCAGGTCAAGTGGTTGGCGTTAACTGGTATGCAATTGCTATGATGATCTTTGGTTTTGTCCTTTTGCCATTAATTATGGCTTGGATTTCAAGAAGAGAACGTAAATAA
- a CDS encoding thioredoxin family protein, producing the protein MKLLESNLKINNAVLYFNNDGCSLCYTEKKVIHDLEKNMKQQIPIYSIDARNQKDLVKKYEILSVPSIVFIKNGQKVDQFNKYLNGKQIETVFTYYFGSLDND; encoded by the coding sequence ATGAAACTTTTAGAAAGTAATTTAAAAATAAATAATGCAGTTTTATATTTTAACAATGATGGATGTTCTCTTTGTTATACCGAAAAGAAAGTTATCCATGATCTAGAGAAGAATATGAAGCAGCAAATACCAATTTATTCAATTGATGCACGTAATCAGAAAGATTTAGTGAAAAAATACGAAATTTTATCCGTACCAAGTATCGTTTTTATTAAAAATGGTCAAAAGGTAGATCAGTTTAATAAATATTTAAATGGCAAACAAATTGAAACAGTTTTTACTTATTATTTCGGGAGTTTAGACAATGACTAA
- a CDS encoding ArsR/SmtB family transcription factor: MSEVNEFRNEAYDQVVKIGKTLGNVSRLKILDNLVQSKKSVEELARAVGLSIGTTSKNLQLLKKVNLVKEEKEKNFVFYAIADQKVKQLLTLLIDISEENIPELKQLQKDLKKHNSNLISLSIPELRNKIKKEDIYIIDLRSKDEFDTGHLPGAHNIPFNKIDDEMNKLPRDREMVIYCRGRLCPYSDIVGNKLKMAGYNVQTFNNTVWEWQQAVEG; encoded by the coding sequence ATGAGTGAAGTAAATGAATTTCGTAATGAAGCGTATGATCAGGTAGTTAAAATTGGAAAAACGTTGGGAAATGTATCACGTTTAAAAATTTTAGATAATCTAGTTCAAAGTAAAAAATCTGTAGAAGAATTAGCTAGAGCAGTTGGCTTGAGTATAGGAACTACTTCTAAAAATTTACAACTTTTGAAAAAAGTTAACCTGGTTAAAGAAGAAAAAGAAAAGAACTTTGTTTTTTATGCAATTGCTGACCAAAAAGTTAAGCAGCTATTGACGCTTTTAATTGATATCAGTGAAGAAAATATTCCTGAGTTAAAACAGCTTCAAAAAGATTTAAAAAAGCATAATTCAAATTTGATTAGTCTATCGATACCAGAATTGAGAAATAAGATAAAAAAAGAAGATATCTATATTATCGACTTACGTTCGAAAGATGAATTTGATACGGGGCATCTTCCTGGAGCTCATAATATTCCATTCAATAAAATTGATGATGAAATGAATAAATTGCCTCGAGATCGAGAGATGGTTATCTATTGTCGTGGAAGACTTTGCCCATATTCGGATATTGTTGGGAATAAGCTAAAGATGGCCGGATATAACGTACAGACTTTTAACAATACAGTTTGGGAATGGCAACAAGCTGTTGAAGGTTAA
- the trxB gene encoding thioredoxin-disulfide reductase has translation MKKYDVAIIGAGPGGMAAALYAARANLTVAMIDRGVYGGQMNNTAEVENYPGFPSILGPELGEKMYQNTVKQGVNFVYGDVQGIEVKDDKRIVKLGSEDSDIETKAVIIGTGSSNRKLGVPGEDEYSGKGVSYCAVCDGAFFKNENVVVVGGGDSAVSEGLYLANVTDNVNVIHRRDQLRAEQVLQKRAFKNPKMDFTWDSEVKEIIGDENKMTGVKVHNKKTGKDETIDANGAFIYIGNIPNSEPFRDLNITDKDGWILTNDQMETEVPGIFAIGDVRKKKLRQIITAVNDGGIAGQNAYEYIQKLTEN, from the coding sequence ATGAAAAAATATGATGTAGCAATTATTGGAGCTGGGCCTGGTGGTATGGCGGCTGCGTTATATGCAGCAAGAGCTAATTTAACGGTAGCAATGATTGATCGAGGCGTTTATGGCGGACAAATGAACAACACTGCTGAGGTAGAAAATTATCCAGGTTTTCCATCGATTTTAGGACCTGAGCTTGGAGAAAAGATGTATCAAAACACTGTTAAGCAAGGTGTTAACTTTGTTTATGGGGATGTTCAAGGGATAGAAGTTAAAGACGACAAAAGAATCGTTAAATTAGGCAGTGAAGACAGTGACATTGAAACGAAAGCTGTAATTATTGGTACAGGTTCGTCTAATCGAAAATTAGGAGTTCCCGGTGAAGATGAATATTCGGGCAAAGGTGTTTCCTACTGCGCAGTTTGTGATGGTGCTTTCTTTAAGAATGAAAATGTCGTAGTTGTAGGTGGTGGTGACTCAGCTGTTTCTGAGGGACTTTATTTAGCTAACGTTACTGATAATGTAAATGTCATTCATCGACGTGATCAATTACGTGCTGAACAAGTTTTACAAAAACGTGCTTTTAAAAATCCAAAGATGGACTTTACTTGGGATAGTGAAGTAAAAGAAATCATTGGTGACGAAAATAAAATGACTGGTGTAAAGGTTCATAACAAGAAAACTGGAAAAGACGAGACTATAGATGCAAACGGAGCTTTTATTTACATTGGGAATATTCCAAATAGTGAACCTTTTAGAGACTTAAATATTACTGATAAAGATGGCTGGATTTTGACTAACGATCAAATGGAAACTGAAGTACCAGGAATCTTTGCAATCGGTGATGTTCGTAAAAAGAAATTACGTCAAATTATTACTGCCGTTAATGATGGTGGTATTGCCGGTCAAAACGCTTATGAATACATTCAAAAACTTACTGAAAATTAG
- a CDS encoding DsbA family oxidoreductase, translating into MEIKYWSDIACPFCYIGSTRMKKAMKEVGIYDDTKLELKAFQLNPMEAKTAKSGEYINHFTGGKKELENRARQQMAYITEMAKGEGLEFHLDKVVPTNTMDAHRLIKLVEAKYDRDLTEKLIARLYKVYFTDGESIADLDVLTKAAVEVGMKEDEVKKLLNSSKYQREVVTDEYEAEQSGIHAAPFFVINNKYGISGAQPYEVFVNALRKVKEEEEK; encoded by the coding sequence ATGGAAATTAAATATTGGTCTGATATTGCTTGTCCATTTTGCTACATCGGTTCTACAAGAATGAAGAAAGCCATGAAAGAAGTGGGTATTTATGATGATACTAAGCTTGAATTAAAAGCTTTTCAATTAAATCCAATGGAAGCCAAAACTGCTAAAAGTGGCGAATATATAAATCACTTTACGGGTGGAAAAAAAGAGTTAGAAAATCGTGCTAGACAACAAATGGCATATATAACTGAAATGGCAAAGGGAGAAGGTTTAGAATTTCACTTAGATAAGGTTGTACCAACTAATACTATGGATGCACATAGATTGATTAAGTTGGTAGAAGCAAAGTACGATCGTGATTTAACTGAAAAGTTAATTGCTCGTCTTTACAAAGTTTACTTTACTGATGGAGAATCAATTGCTGATTTAGATGTCTTAACTAAGGCTGCAGTTGAAGTTGGAATGAAAGAGGATGAAGTTAAAAAGCTTTTAAATTCAAGTAAGTACCAAAGAGAAGTCGTTACTGATGAGTATGAAGCTGAACAATCTGGTATTCATGCTGCTCCCTTCTTTGTTATTAATAATAAATATGGTATTAGCGGAGCCCAACCATACGAAGTTTTTGTTAATGCATTAAGGAAAGTAAAAGAAGAGGAAGAAAAGTGA
- the asnA gene encoding aspartate--ammonia ligase, whose amino-acid sequence MKLILPKDYHPTLTVRDTEAAIVYIRETFQDKLASILGVQRMSAPMFVEKASGLNDNLNGVERPVGFDMKAIPDSEIEVVHSLAKWKRLALKRYGFGMHEGLYTNMNAIRRDEDLDNFHSIYVDQWDWEKIIAKEERNTDTLEVTVMKIFKAIKATEKLVTARYPGSTYRLGDHVSFITTQELEDRWPELSPEERENKIAKEEKAVFIMKIGDKLKRSGKPHDGRAPDYDDWQLNGDLIFWYEPLQSKIEVSSMGIRVSEESLREQLKKAHCEDREKLPFHKMLLEGKLPYTIGGGIGQSRLCMLLLGKAHIGEVQASIWPEEMIEKCESDHIHLL is encoded by the coding sequence ATGAAACTTATTTTACCTAAAGATTACCATCCAACATTAACTGTTCGTGATACTGAAGCAGCTATTGTTTATATTCGTGAAACTTTCCAAGATAAGCTCGCTTCTATTCTTGGAGTACAAAGAATGTCTGCTCCAATGTTTGTTGAAAAAGCTAGTGGATTGAACGACAACTTAAACGGTGTTGAACGTCCTGTTGGCTTTGATATGAAGGCTATTCCTGATTCAGAAATTGAAGTTGTGCATTCTCTTGCCAAATGGAAAAGATTAGCACTTAAAAGATATGGTTTCGGCATGCACGAAGGTTTATACACCAACATGAATGCTATTCGCCGTGATGAAGATTTAGATAACTTCCACTCTATCTACGTTGATCAATGGGACTGGGAAAAGATTATCGCTAAAGAAGAACGGAATACAGATACACTTGAAGTTACTGTAATGAAAATCTTCAAAGCTATCAAAGCTACAGAAAAATTAGTTACAGCTCGTTATCCTGGTTCTACTTACCGTTTAGGTGATCACGTATCATTTATTACTACCCAAGAATTAGAAGATCGTTGGCCTGAGCTTTCACCAGAAGAACGTGAAAATAAAATTGCTAAAGAAGAAAAAGCCGTCTTCATTATGAAAATTGGTGATAAATTAAAGCGTAGTGGCAAGCCACATGATGGTCGTGCACCTGACTACGATGACTGGCAATTAAACGGTGATTTAATTTTCTGGTATGAACCACTTCAAAGTAAAATTGAAGTCTCATCAATGGGTATTCGTGTTAGTGAAGAAAGTTTACGTGAACAACTTAAGAAAGCTCATTGTGAAGATCGTGAAAAATTACCATTCCACAAGATGCTTTTAGAAGGTAAATTACCTTACACCATCGGGGGTGGTATCGGTCAATCACGTCTCTGCATGCTTTTACTCGGTAAGGCTCATATCGGTGAGGTACAAGCAAGTATTTGGCCAGAAGAAATGATTGAAAAGTGCGAATCTGACCACATTCATTTACTTTAA